The Anopheles gambiae chromosome 2, idAnoGambNW_F1_1, whole genome shotgun sequence genomic sequence TTGTAGATGTATTATTATGTCTCTTTGGGTTTTTATTACATCAACCTTTCAtacatttgatttttgcttcTTAATTTATATAGCTTAACAAAATCCAGGAACATTAGAAGACTATTATTGAAGCATCTACAATTCTAAAGGCTAAAAACTCACACCAAAAACGGCTAGCGGGTTTGCGTAAACCTATTATGTCGCTTTTACCAATATACCAATATAATGGTGATTCGACTTGGCCGATTATCGatacaaacactttttttcaattcccctttttttctcttttactCTATATTTTgtatgtgaaaaaaaaatcttcagaACCGATACACCAAAAATCGTAACATAAATGGACGTGGCATTCGCAAACCGGATGCAGTTGTTCGTTCCAAGAACGTACTAtcgaaaaattataataaaccTTTAGGTAAAGATGCTCTCGGCAATGCTGGTACAAGCAGCCGAAACGATCATAGGTAAGGAAATGAACAGGAGCTTTTTCGTGGAGTTTCGTTCTTCTCGCACACACTCCAGCTATATATCAACCCGTGTATGAGCGCATTATTGCATTTATAAGCCGAGTGTAACATTCACTTAAAAATTCGTTTCTGTTATGTTACCATCCATACCATGACGAAGATTACATTAGAAGTcagtttgatttttaaaaataattaataataaattttgctAAGAAAATAAGTATACCTAATGAGCAATAACTTTATACACAACCTAATGTTTGCATTGCACGGAATTTTCAAACGTATTTTTTACGAAAATTCTGAGATTATTCTTTCATAATACACGTTTACAGTTGTTGGTGCTTCTGTTTAGTATCAAGCATTAATTTATATAATGCAAACTTCATCTGCAAAATATGCAACTGATACTGCCATTAGTATGATCTACAATATCTCTTTCTTCACGTTATCTATTTATCTTTCATTTCTTTACGTTGCACGGTTCGGTTTCAATGATAACCTATAGTTTGAATGGTTGTTTTAAGCCTCGCTGGTACATCTTTTGTATTAATTCGTCGTTTCATGCTCTCTTCATTATTCTCTCTCGTTCTTAAACTTGAACTTGAACAAGTACAAATGTTTGTATTTTACTGTCGCTCACCTCGTACAGCAATCATATTTCACCCTTATATATATATGCAATGAAACGCCTTTAAATAAGACCTGTTCCTTACTATTCTTACTATTTCAGTATGTAGAAAAGAGCCGAATAACAAAGACTCTTCGATACTAGACTTGTAATTGGATTCTACTATCGATAAGCAAAGACCAAAAAGCCGCCCCCAGTATCTtaaatatatgtgtgtgtgtgcgtgtgtatgtgagtgggTGTTTTAAGTTAGAACTATAAACagatttttgttgcaaatttgATTTGATCTCACAGGACTTTCGATGTTCTTGGATGTTCTCTTTGTATATTGAATATGATTTTATCACCAATGTATGAGTCTGTTTTGCTGTATTATGagtgtgtttcttttatttaatcTGAAATAAATACTGAAAGACTgtctgttttcgtttttcgccTAGCATTATAATTTCTACTGTGATCAATCTTGTACTCCATTTATTGTTCTCTATTCTATCGGTTTATTCCGTTTCAGAACGACTATATTTCGCGGTTAAATCTTGGGTATCAAAGACGAAATCCAATTCAGTCTagtaataatagtaaaaataaGAACAGGTAATATTACAATAAACCTGCACACTGGctttttgcattgtttatcCCACTACATTATTCCGCTTATGCTACTTATATGTTGTTATTCTATGCCCCACGCCTGGTGGTTATGTTATGTTGCATGATTGCATGGTTGATTATACATGAATATATGCACCACTTCAAATTAATACTTTACAGgtgattaaaaaaatcttcataGGCAACTATAAGAAAAATCATTGCGTAGAATGCACTTACTGCCGATTGGGCTCCAACTTCATGTTTAAACATTATATACGCATTATATGTCATTTAATTTTAAGAATTATCTCATCTCTATGCTAGTAAGAAACATATTTATGTTATTAAATGTTGGTAGTGCACGTAATGcatgaacttttttttaatttccctaCGTCAATACAATACACAGAAAATGAGATTATACTAAACTGGAAGCACCGGCTTGTTTAAATTCATAATTGTAAAAAAGACAATTTTACCAAACTGCTAACTGTAATTAGGCAACATGCGAATGATCTACATTGCGGGTTGAGTTCAAGTAGTCCTCGGTGTGTGCGtataagtgtgtgtgagtgtttgtttttgtattgtgttggaataattataaaataagTAGATCTGATCCTTAGTTATTGACTTACACatattttcattcttttcccatGTCGCAACAACGTCTGTAATCAATTCGATGCGCATACAGTGGTAATAAAGGAGTCAAAAAGGGCAATCCAGCTGGTGGTCCTGTGGGTGGGTCGAAGGAAAAATCCTCCACTTCAAAGGTATCACCGTATATGGATGTGTCGAACGACTTTCTCTACTGTCATATGTGCGATAAGCATATGTACGACGCCACATCGTTTGAGAACCACATCACCGGCCGAACGCATCGGGTGATGAAGGAAAGCATTGAAGAGAGCTATCGAATGCGTGCTACACTGTTGCGGCAGGAGGCCCGCATCGCCGAGCAGCTTAAAACGATCGAGATCGATCGTCTGAAGCGTATGGGGAAGGCGAAAAACTACTACAAGGTGCGCGAGTACTGTCCCATGTGTGAACTGTTCTTCTACGGGCACATCATTGCCCATCGGCGCTCCGAGAAGCATTTGGATTTGAAGAAGTTCCTTCATCCCAAGTGCGACGACTGTGAGCTCGAGTTTCACAATCGCACGGAATATGATGATCATCTACTTTCGGTTGTACACATGAAAAACTGCAAATCAAAACCGAGTCGACTTGAGATCGAACGAAAGGCAAAACGTAAGTTCTCCAGCTAATCTTCTTCCGCTTTAGCCGCTAGTTGGGTCGATTGTAATAATATGTATCacgtttgctttcctttctcCCATTCCAAATGCCAGAGTTGACCATCTCTACAATGAACGACGAATTGCTGGATATTCGTGAAGAGATAGCACCCaaaaagagaaaggaaaaggaTACCTCAGGGACGAGCACAAAGAAATCGGATATAGAAGGCAAGTCTGCGACCAAGACTCAGCTAGCCGAACAGTCCGCATCAGGTGGTACCGAGGAGAACGGCGAGTCGAGTAAAGTGGGCGAAGAAGGGACCGCCATGGCTGAAGCCACAGCTGATGATGCTGGCGACTGCAGCAAACCATCAGTGGAAGATGGTGTCGGTGCGACACTGGACGACCCGAAGCTGGACGAAGAATGCCCTGAGGATGAGATGGTAAAGGAGGAAGAAAGTGAAGACTGTATACTAGATTACAAACCGGGCGACGAGATCGCGCCGGAAATTGACAACAAGTTGCCTCGCTACAAAAAGAACCGCGCCCTCGGGTTGAGCTTAATTGGGAAGCTGGAATGTGTGGAGTGTCGTATCTGCCACAAGTATTTCGATAGTGAGGCAACCGGCGAGGTGCATGCTCGAACACATTCGCACTACCGTGCTTTTATTCGCTTTCTCAATGAGAAGGCAATGGAGGTACGCATCGCTCAGAAGCGTGCCGTCGTTGCGTTGGAGGAAGCGGAGGCGGccaagaagaaacaaaagctGGTCGATGAGAAAAAGTGCACTGGAGAGCAGAACGGTGAACAGGCAAACAACGGTGAAGGCGAAAAGAAGGACTCGGACCTGTACGATCCCTCGGAAGCCACAGGTGATGATTATGAAGATACTGGTAGCAGTGCTACTCGTTACAATCTAAACACTAGTGATATGGCTTCCGTTAAACAGGCAGATGTGGTGTAACTGAAGGCTTTTTGAGTTGGTTGTAGAAAATAATTCGCACGAAAGTCCAGTTTATTTTACCCTTTTtgtgataatttattttcttctgttgCTTGCCGTCTTAGATTTGTGTTGCACATCACCCTACTATATTTAC encodes the following:
- the LOC1275094 gene encoding zinc finger protein on ecdysone puffs isoform X1; this encodes MAYRNNNNRRGGGGGSGGGGGGSGGGGGGGGGGSSSNFGNNYGNRINPWDAGVGGVRVNNDALSFANSLINNLLGNQNANHQVPSLLDGVQSSRFDDMNGYNFIRNRYTKNRNINGRGIRKPDAVVRSKNVLSKNYNKPLGKDALGNAGTSSRNDHSGNKGVKKGNPAGGPVGGSKEKSSTSKVSPYMDVSNDFLYCHMCDKHMYDATSFENHITGRTHRVMKESIEESYRMRATLLRQEARIAEQLKTIEIDRLKRMGKAKNYYKVREYCPMCELFFYGHIIAHRRSEKHLDLKKFLHPKCDDCELEFHNRTEYDDHLLSVVHMKNCKSKPSRLEIERKAKQLTISTMNDELLDIREEIAPKKRKEKDTSGTSTKKSDIEGKSATKTQLAEQSASGGTEENGESSKVGEEGTAMAEATADDAGDCSKPSVEDGVGATLDDPKLDEECPEDEMVKEEESEDCILDYKPGDEIAPEIDNKLPRYKKNRALGLSLIGKLECVECRICHKYFDSEATGEVHARTHSHYRAFIRFLNEKAMEVRIAQKRAVVALEEAEAAKKKQKLVDEKKCTGEQNGEQANNGEGEKKDSDLYDPSEATESGDASMAEDGKSDDGHNGSEQVEPMETEAASDLVGKDGARTSTTPANEDDESGAQTEADSSKEDDSKESKDDKPNPKGGNRRGRNTRSGRFAGRY
- the LOC1275094 gene encoding zinc finger protein on ecdysone puffs isoform X2, with translation MAYRNNNNRRGGGGGSGGGGGGSGGGGGGGGGGSSSNFGNNYGNRINPWDAGVGGVRVNNDALSFANSLINNLLGNQNANHQVPSLLDGVQSSRFDDMNGYNFIRNDYISRLNLGYQRRNPIQSSNNSKNKNSGNKGVKKGNPAGGPVGGSKEKSSTSKVSPYMDVSNDFLYCHMCDKHMYDATSFENHITGRTHRVMKESIEESYRMRATLLRQEARIAEQLKTIEIDRLKRMGKAKNYYKVREYCPMCELFFYGHIIAHRRSEKHLDLKKFLHPKCDDCELEFHNRTEYDDHLLSVVHMKNCKSKPSRLEIERKAKQLTISTMNDELLDIREEIAPKKRKEKDTSGTSTKKSDIEGKSATKTQLAEQSASGGTEENGESSKVGEEGTAMAEATADDAGDCSKPSVEDGVGATLDDPKLDEECPEDEMVKEEESEDCILDYKPGDEIAPEIDNKLPRYKKNRALGLSLIGKLECVECRICHKYFDSEATGEVHARTHSHYRAFIRFLNEKAMEVRIAQKRAVVALEEAEAAKKKQKLVDEKKCTGEQNGEQANNGEGEKKDSDLYDPSEATESGDASMAEDGKSDDGHNGSEQVEPMETEAASDLVGKDGARTSTTPANEDDESGAQTEADSSKEDDSKESKDDKPNPKGGNRRGRNTRSGRFAGRY